A window of Enterobacter ludwigii genomic DNA:
TGTCCGTTGATGAAGACGCTTTTGGAGCCTTCTGCCAGATACTGCGGCCCGGAGTGTTTTTCGCACGCCACCTTGTCTTCTTCCAGCGGCGAAGTCCCCGCAGCGGCAGATGCCACACTCGGCTGCCACATTTCACTGCCGAACTGTCCGGCAGCGGAAAGCAGCATACCCGCGTAATCGGCAAAGCTACCCGGGGACTGCGGTTCGGGTGAAGGGGTATCCGCGGGCGTCAGCGTGCCCGCCGCGCGTGCAGCAGGGATCGCATTCGTCAGAACATTATTCGAGCCGGTGGTGATTTTACCCGCAGGCGACGGCGGGAAAAGCGCATTGCCTAATCCCTCCGCAGCGTTGCTGATATCGTCGGTGATGCCCGCCACGTTTGCCAGCACACCGCCAATGATGCCGCTCAGCAAGCAGCTGGAACCAATCGCCGCCACGCCTGCGGCAGCAGCCCCCGCCCCCAGCAATGGTGCAGCCACGGTGGCTGCCGCGCCCACCGCCGCACCGATCACCGCATAGGCGGCACCTTCCGCCACAATGCTGGTGATGTCAGCAAAAATGCTGGAGTGAATAATCTCGTCGCCCTTACGGGCCGCGTTGTTATCGCTCATGCCTTACACATTCCGGTTGTCGTTTAGCGTCAGACTCTGCTTAAGCGCGCTCCAGCGCACCTCGTCCTCTTCGGTGAAGGCTCTGAGTGCCGAGAGGGTAAAAATCATCAATACCGGTTTGCCCGGTGTCTGAACGGCCAGCTGTTTTTGCCACAGGCGCTGGCCATTACGGTCAAAGGTGGTCTCGACTTCCAGCCCGTTAATTTTTCCGTCAGGACCCGCTTTTACGTTGCGGAATTCGCTCTGGGCAATCTCACCCATCTGAGGACGCAGCGCATCCCACTGGCGGTGGAACTCTTGTTCGTAGTCGCTGCCATCCGGGATAACGCCGCGGCTGACCACCACGGACAACCCACTTTCGTCATCACGAATAATGTTCATGCTGTTATCCTGCCAGGCAGCAGGGAATAGGGAAAATGAGCCTTCCTGAAGGATGTATTTCATAAGTGAACTCGGGATGATGACTATTGAGAGAGGAATGGCCAATCCACGCTGGCCTGTTGGCTGGCTATTTTATTTTGTAAGCCAATGACCTGACTGGTCGACTAAAATATGGCTGCCTTTGCTGACAATAAATTTTACGGTGCATAATCTTGATTAGTTCATCATTGCGAAATGCATCGTATTAAATCTGGCGGCCCATTGCTGAATATCGGCATGAATATCCGGACTATTATCAGATGACCGATATTGTATAACGTCCGACTCCGGAACCACCCAGGCCGCAAAGATTTTGCCGTCAGGATTGATGACCAGAGCTGATGCGTTCTCCTGATAAAGATCTTTTAGCCAGCCTTCAACAAACAATCCGCCACCTGGGGTGGTATGCGGTTCACCAAAGACATCAAAGTTATCAATAAACGTCTCATAATCTCGGCCCAGCGCCTTCCTGAGATTGTCTGTCACTGCACTGTCGTCAACGATGCGACTTACCGTATCGAGGTTATTGTACTG
This region includes:
- a CDS encoding DUF1795 domain-containing protein, whose protein sequence is MKYILQEGSFSLFPAAWQDNSMNIIRDDESGLSVVVSRGVIPDGSDYEQEFHRQWDALRPQMGEIAQSEFRNVKAGPDGKINGLEVETTFDRNGQRLWQKQLAVQTPGKPVLMIFTLSALRAFTEEDEVRWSALKQSLTLNDNRNV